Proteins encoded in a region of the Canis lupus familiaris isolate Mischka breed German Shepherd chromosome 1, alternate assembly UU_Cfam_GSD_1.0, whole genome shotgun sequence genome:
- the LOC119870684 gene encoding 60S ribosomal protein L10-like isoform X1 → MSIRTKLQNKEHVIEALRRAKFKFPGRQKIHISKKWGFTKFNADEFEDMVAEKRLIPDGCGVKYIPNRGPLDKWRALHS, encoded by the coding sequence ATGTCCATCCGTACCAAGCTGCAGAACAAGGAGCATGTGATTGAGGCCCTACGCAGGGCCAAGTTCAAGTTCCCTGGCCGCCAGAAGATCCACATCTCCAAGAAGTGGGGCTTTACTAAGTTTAATGCGGACGAATTTGAAGATATGGTGGCCGAAAAGCGGCTCATCCCAGATGGCTGTGGGGTCAAATACATCCCTAATCGTGGCCCCTTGGACAAATGGAGGGCTCTCCACTCATGA
- the DKKL1 gene encoding dickkopf-like protein 1 isoform X2 — MWQPLVLLLLLPSALVPPSTAAPIRDADAQESSSGFLGLQSLIHGFTRLFLKDDLLRGMDSFFSAPMDFRGLPRNYHQEENQEHRLGNNTLSSHLQIDKVTDNKTGEVLISKQVVASIEPGEGSLEGDWKVPKIEEKEALVPVPKAIDSFHPEPHPRVAFWIMKLPRRRSHQDIQEGGRWLSEKRHRLQAIRDGLREGSHEDSLEEGTQGSSHSKLPARKTHFLYILRPSQQL, encoded by the exons ATGTGGCAACCTCtggtcctgctgctgctgctcccctctgccctggTGCCCCCCTCCACTGCAGCCCCCATCCGCGATGCTGACGCCCAGGAGAGCTCCTCGGGTTTTCTAGGCCTCCAGAGCCTAATCCATGGCTTCACCCGGCTTTTCCTGAAA GATGACTTGCTGCGGGGCATGGACAGCTTCTTCTCAGCCCCCATGGACTTCCGAGGCCTCCCCAGAAACTACCACCAAGAAGAGAACCAGGAGCACCGGCTGGGGAACAACACTCTCTCTAGCCACCTACAGATCGACAAG GTGACAGACAACAAAACAGGAGAGGTGCTGATCTCCAAGCAGGTGGTGGCATCCATTGAGCCGGGAGAGGGGAGTTTGGAGGGTGACTGGAAG GTACCCAAGATAGAGGAGAAGGAAGCCCTGGTGCCTGTCCCGAAAGCCATCGACAGCTTCCACCCAGAACCCCATCCCCGAGTGGCCTTCTGGATAATGAAGCTGCCACGGCGGAGGTCCCACCAGGACATTCAGGAGGGTGGCCGCTGGCTCAGCGAGAAGCGACACCGCCTGCAGGCCATCCGGGATGGGCTCCGGGAGGGGAGTCACGAGGACAGCCTTGAAGAGGGGACCCAGGGGTCCTCCCACTCCAAGCTGCCAGCCCGCAAGACCCACTTCCTGTACATCCTCAGGCCCTCTCAGCAGCTATAG
- the DKKL1 gene encoding dickkopf-like protein 1 isoform X1 — MRSGLPARPAMWQPLVLLLLLPSALVPPSTAAPIRDADAQESSSGFLGLQSLIHGFTRLFLKDDLLRGMDSFFSAPMDFRGLPRNYHQEENQEHRLGNNTLSSHLQIDKVTDNKTGEVLISKQVVASIEPGEGSLEGDWKVPKIEEKEALVPVPKAIDSFHPEPHPRVAFWIMKLPRRRSHQDIQEGGRWLSEKRHRLQAIRDGLREGSHEDSLEEGTQGSSHSKLPARKTHFLYILRPSQQL, encoded by the exons ATGAGATCTGG CCTCCCGGCCCGCCCCGCAATGTGGCAACCTCtggtcctgctgctgctgctcccctctgccctggTGCCCCCCTCCACTGCAGCCCCCATCCGCGATGCTGACGCCCAGGAGAGCTCCTCGGGTTTTCTAGGCCTCCAGAGCCTAATCCATGGCTTCACCCGGCTTTTCCTGAAA GATGACTTGCTGCGGGGCATGGACAGCTTCTTCTCAGCCCCCATGGACTTCCGAGGCCTCCCCAGAAACTACCACCAAGAAGAGAACCAGGAGCACCGGCTGGGGAACAACACTCTCTCTAGCCACCTACAGATCGACAAG GTGACAGACAACAAAACAGGAGAGGTGCTGATCTCCAAGCAGGTGGTGGCATCCATTGAGCCGGGAGAGGGGAGTTTGGAGGGTGACTGGAAG GTACCCAAGATAGAGGAGAAGGAAGCCCTGGTGCCTGTCCCGAAAGCCATCGACAGCTTCCACCCAGAACCCCATCCCCGAGTGGCCTTCTGGATAATGAAGCTGCCACGGCGGAGGTCCCACCAGGACATTCAGGAGGGTGGCCGCTGGCTCAGCGAGAAGCGACACCGCCTGCAGGCCATCCGGGATGGGCTCCGGGAGGGGAGTCACGAGGACAGCCTTGAAGAGGGGACCCAGGGGTCCTCCCACTCCAAGCTGCCAGCCCGCAAGACCCACTTCCTGTACATCCTCAGGCCCTCTCAGCAGCTATAG
- the DKKL1 gene encoding dickkopf-like protein 1 isoform X3, whose amino-acid sequence MRSGLPARPAMWQPLVLLLLLPSALVPPSTAAPIRDADAQESSSGFLGLQSLIHGFTRLFLKDDLLRGMDSFFSAPMDFRGLPRNYHQEENQEHRLGNNTLSSHLQIDKVPKIEEKEALVPVPKAIDSFHPEPHPRVAFWIMKLPRRRSHQDIQEGGRWLSEKRHRLQAIRDGLREGSHEDSLEEGTQGSSHSKLPARKTHFLYILRPSQQL is encoded by the exons ATGAGATCTGG CCTCCCGGCCCGCCCCGCAATGTGGCAACCTCtggtcctgctgctgctgctcccctctgccctggTGCCCCCCTCCACTGCAGCCCCCATCCGCGATGCTGACGCCCAGGAGAGCTCCTCGGGTTTTCTAGGCCTCCAGAGCCTAATCCATGGCTTCACCCGGCTTTTCCTGAAA GATGACTTGCTGCGGGGCATGGACAGCTTCTTCTCAGCCCCCATGGACTTCCGAGGCCTCCCCAGAAACTACCACCAAGAAGAGAACCAGGAGCACCGGCTGGGGAACAACACTCTCTCTAGCCACCTACAGATCGACAAG GTACCCAAGATAGAGGAGAAGGAAGCCCTGGTGCCTGTCCCGAAAGCCATCGACAGCTTCCACCCAGAACCCCATCCCCGAGTGGCCTTCTGGATAATGAAGCTGCCACGGCGGAGGTCCCACCAGGACATTCAGGAGGGTGGCCGCTGGCTCAGCGAGAAGCGACACCGCCTGCAGGCCATCCGGGATGGGCTCCGGGAGGGGAGTCACGAGGACAGCCTTGAAGAGGGGACCCAGGGGTCCTCCCACTCCAAGCTGCCAGCCCGCAAGACCCACTTCCTGTACATCCTCAGGCCCTCTCAGCAGCTATAG